The DNA sequence TTTTCCTGCTTTTTTAATTAATGTCTTTTTTCATTTGTAAATCAAAAATGCAGAAACAGAACCACCTTTTTTATGCATGGAGTCTCATCTGGTTATATGAAATTAAGACTTTAAAAATCGTCTCCTTCTTCGTTGGAAATAGGATAATGATTGGCCGAATTATGAATTTTATTTTTGAATTTATAAAGATAAGGTGCTTTGTTGGCAGAGCCATCATACAATTTTTCCAGTCTTTCCAGGATATTTAAGCTTAATATTTTTCGCTGGAAATTATTTCTTCTGAATTTCTGGCCCAAAATAGTTTCATACAAAGATTGCAGATCTTTCATAGTGAATTTCACGGGAAGCAGATTACTTGCAGCAACTTCTGTATTGATATTCATTCTTAAGTATTCTAATCCGGTATCTATGATCTTATCATGATCGAATGCCATTTTGGGTAGGTTATCTACTTCAAACCATTCACAGGTTTCATTGAATGCATCCGGGAAAGTATTAGCAAGAGAAAAATCAATCAGACTACAATAACCTACCGTGATAAATCTTTGAAATATCCAGTGATTTTTTGGCACTTCGATGCCTTTATTTTTAAGAAGGATCTGATGGACATTATTTTCAGTACGGTCTATTCGTCCGAATGTATGAAATTGTTTCAGAAAAATATCTTTAAGATGAGTCCTTTCATATAAGACACGTTCAGCTGCTTCCCTCAGGTCTTCATCATTAAAAACAAATCCCCCAGGAAGCGACCAAAGATCTAGATCATGGTACTTTAAGAGTAAAACTTTCAGAATATTATTGTGAAAACCAAATATCGTGCAGTCCACTGAAATATGGGCTACAAAATCTTTGGTGTCTATAAGCTCTTTAAGTGTTTCTTTGTTTTTTGAATCCTTGATTTCC is a window from the Chryseobacterium sp. T16E-39 genome containing:
- a CDS encoding NUDIX hydrolase produces the protein MEIKDSKNKETLKELIDTKDFVAHISVDCTIFGFHNNILKVLLLKYHDLDLWSLPGGFVFNDEDLREAAERVLYERTHLKDIFLKQFHTFGRIDRTENNVHQILLKNKGIEVPKNHWIFQRFITVGYCSLIDFSLANTFPDAFNETCEWFEVDNLPKMAFDHDKIIDTGLEYLRMNINTEVAASNLLPVKFTMKDLQSLYETILGQKFRRNNFQRKILSLNILERLEKLYDGSANKAPYLYKFKNKIHNSANHYPISNEEGDDF